In Gasterosteus aculeatus chromosome 15, fGasAcu3.hap1.1, whole genome shotgun sequence, a single genomic region encodes these proteins:
- the nin gene encoding ninein isoform X3, which yields METSLQQARAHKGRVLSCGMDDTQEQDQYEERLKEVFNSFDASGSGSLSPEELADLCLSLQLDDATPALLHTLLQSQDRLAARVDFDQFKDALILVLSSTLEPRQEEQETVSKPESPEIKPKFVKGSKRYGRRSTPEFTEPIAGFSEVTDANTAAEEDPEDKYDSAVPRKRERWNAHETSTEEYEAEGQMHLWNPDEPSTPRGAVQPRSPGLEERLRDACDELQIPWDGCAGYSELHALCEHLRLEPHLDVLQNLTSDGVMDVQEFVSRVLNPNKPPTPASSTPYRQLKRHHSTQPFDEGGRRTTTSSALTSTIGMRLFSTLDDGTGFTPVEYILDAWMDEGIENSTEILQALNFSLDGKLSLCDLTMALENELLLTKNGIHQAALASFKAEIRHLLESVDRELGEKEKIRSDLEKAEKLKTQLATEVDERHAAIEHTNNLNLRKLEQEHKEKLAAVRSELMTEMDQMQVQAGLQREKLEAEVDKIKEEESFLRDHLSISVKENRRLEMELLDSTEKLVEAQSQNTKLQTFLDNVMKEKLGDLDPGSADILLHEERIKELRRGYEAQYRELQDRIDELQSELQEFHSLGRVNLTCHKPLSEELESKSPGMESDPGIGSEDVQPFSVSLEAEMMLEQLKERHLQEMGDLQNQLESKINAFDELEGKQGKTNEDQRAAALQYQQEVQALREEMASVQSHRQELQSQLEQAELERTFLQQKQVEEREELDLQKEEVGNLRQQLLESHTYSADLEEQLKTLNAKQAEADEHLVKGMDELRKQHAVEIKKLLEEQDELFEARLEEEGKRVQEEQAELVKRLLGNCEREKELSQQRHEEELNARLEEAKGRFEEEREETVQRLTEQWQTQRAQLDEQNNESLQVLLEEEMLRLVREQEEKEGNLRERWESERAQLEERQEEALLNRIRQEKSQVQEKFEQREKRLREEWERQRLQLEEDYEGMLQERLKEEREKFETEKQEEEQRGQRLMAEERARLEESHREAMRELSGKHTAERDALHCMLDKLRDDIAQERRKIEISFGQRIEEVESRFSGDQQSAAERFQADLLKLEQHYQSELKALSEKHVEQKSHWEAQVHEALENAGEQIRMMQEAVEQEKKTLHQEWTDELHDIESLHEKETEELVMTTWRLQSELDDFVSSAQSKEIALSRQLNDLHNRLQGSLETKDQHVAQLERKALEAELLLSQTVEDFKQEREELLSSQSELQAKYAELLSISEGQITERIELLTERDDLRMAIEELETLLRQAAVDFELERKELQEHASILEEKSENNREDDREGLLAERDVLKIRIKELELLFNQVTSSAGKAKEEAINESNKNDDVDLETSEALDGGIKTAGHNDENDTIDYRDLPEVHRALSGDSNLREAEGDPEVDRCCAGIEHEGPESMSRTGLRSDVHIGNHSTVEYKNKAPVSPQMPCELISSPEAFGGVDAHGDGENKDACVVVPTWISEDPPRGDEPCHETAVDPSPLEETAEGSPADAEVRCSTDDSHHGTQEIELVSDPEWEHLTAKEEDQCAHYCLNEDADCEDLKLKALYNTTCHENILLHEKISLLQQKTEILENLLAYNAEKIKTAHQILEENYGLKVKMLLLMEHVKELEVEASKTTGVQIRYEDCLCENAKLKDQNGELAKRVWSLESRVNIIHEFQDQQMALVDEISRMRAENAELSMLFGELERRREILSTTVQSAASLPRDLRTVTSLEDSCEEFEDQNTKLRRAIAALQGKSQWLNATTQAHSSEASRLADENHVLRQKIAALKEEDLKAVQEELIRTLQHMKNGKIEDQKAAENFEKQISKLQLQSQRLEDEKVMLLEKNAQNISDIENLRQQLAELTKENESREVLATKEKNKAVQVDSMESELSHLVEERISVDKETLSLCSQLAAAQERVRTVDETLQAVNHQSARLKSDLRVSQQERDSLQHEVDVVHKKLQNVNDKNRVLEMALHSSGLQSKSKKLYREEMSRLVDQEQQLLRQENERLHADVLNAKADLAHCREKVRQLDASLVSLKQHKHIQASLVTALEQENALLKHELQAQKELAKDGGAGLGHSGLEVLQQENESLKVRTFQLSTQLIAAYHLHLGGLVPPSPHRMPRGQHRGEEPDNMQDERERKMKTMEARMREIELSLRNVKMLLKEKVVQLKDQLHKNGKADVLIKDLYEENTELLKALQITEQRQKITEKKNYLLEEKISSLNKIVRDLNPSPLPSLPYHYKCT from the exons CGCTGGAATGCTCACGAAACAAGCACAGAGGAGTACGAGGCAGAAG GCCAGATGCATCTCTGGAACCCCGATGAGCCGAGCACGCCTCGGGGGGCCGTCCAGCCTCGGTCCCCCGGTTTAGAGGAGAGACTGCGCGACGCCTGCGACGAGCTGCAGATACCGTGGGACGGATGTGCCGGTTACTCGGAACTCCATGCGCTCTGTGAGCACCTGAGGCTGGAG ccACATTTGGATGTGCTCCAGAATCTAACCAGCGACGGAGTGATGGATGTTCAGGAGTTTGTCTCCAGAGTTTTGAACCCCAACAAACCCCCCACGCCGGCCTCCTCCACGCCCTACAGACAGCTCAAACGACACCACTCCACCCAG CCCTTTGACGAGGGAGGTCGGAGGACCACCACTTCTTCTGCTCTGACTAGCACCATCGGCATGCGTCTCTTCTCCACCCTTGATGACGGTACCGGTTTCACTCCAGTGGAATACATTTTGGATGCCTGGATGGATGAGGGAATAGAAAACAGCACTGAAATCCTGCAG GCCTTGAACTTCAGCCTAGATGGCAAACTGAGCCTTTGCGATCTCACCATGGCACTTGAGAATGAGCTCCTCCTCACTAAGAACGGGATCCACCAGGCGGCACTGGCCAGCTTCAAAGCTGAGATCAGACATCTTCT aGAGAGCGTAGACAGAGAACTCggtgagaaagagaaaatacGATCAGACTTGGAAAAAGCCGAGAAACTAAAGACTCAGCTCGCCACTGAGGTGGATGAACGTCACGCTGCGATTGAACATACGAACAACCTCAATCTCAG GAAGCTTGAACAGGAGCACAAAGAGAAGCTCGCAGCGGTACGATCTGAGCTGATGACGGAGATGGATCAGATGCAGGTGCAGGCCGGCCTGCAGCGCGAGAAACTGGAAGCAGAGGTGGACAAGATCAAGGAGGAGGAATCCTTTCTCCGAGACCACCTCTCCATTTCTGTGAAG gaaaacagacGCCTTGAAATGGAGTTGTTGGACAGTACTGAAAAACTAGTGGAGGCACAAAGCCAAAATACAAAACTCCAGACTTTTTTGGACAACGTTATGAAAGAAAAG TTGGGAGACTTGGATCCCGGCAGTGCAGACATCTTACTCCACGAGGAGCGTATTAAAGAACTACGCAGAGGCTACGAAGCTCAGTACAGG GAGCTGCAGGATCGTATTGACGAGCTGCAGTCAGAGTTGCAGGAGTTCCACAGTCTTGGACGAGTTAATTTGACCTGCCACAAGCCCCTCTCTGAAGAGCTGGAGAGCAAAAGCCCCGGCATGGAGTCTGATCCAG GAATCGGTTCAGAGGATGTTCAGCCCTTCAGCGTGAGCCTTGAGGCAGAGATGATGTTGGAGCAGTTGAAGGAGAGACACCTCCAGGAAATGGGGGATTTGCAAAACCAGCTGGAAAGCAAG ATCAATGCATTTGACGAGTTGGAAGGAAAGCAGGGGAAGACCAACGAGGACCAGAGAGCTGCAGCCCTCCAGTACCAGCAGGAGGTCCAGGCCCTGAGGGAGGAGATGGCCAGCGTTCAGAGCCACAGGCAGGAACTCCAGAGCCAGCTGGAGCAGGCAGAGCTGGAGCGGACCTTTCTGCAGCAGAAGCAGGTCGAGGAGAGGGAAGAGCTGGATCTGCAGAAGGAGGAAGTGGGGAATCTCAGACAACAACTGCTCGAGTCTCACACCTACTCTGCagacctggaggagcagctgaagacCCTCAACGCCAAGCAGGCCGAGGCGGATGAACATCTTGTGAAAGGAATGGACGAGCTGAGGAAACAACACGCCGTTGAGATCaagaagctgctggaggagcaggatgaGCTTTTTGAAGCAAGACtggaagaggagggaaagagagtGCAGGAAGAACAGGCTGAGTTGGTTAAGAGATTGTTGGGTAATTGCGAAAGGGAAAAGGAGCTATCGCAGCAAAGACACGAGGAAGAGCTGAACGCCAGACTAGAGGAGGCAAAGGGGAGGTTTGAGGAAGAGCGCGAGGAGACTGTTCAGAGGCTGACGGAGCAGTGGCAGACACAGAGGGCTCAGCTGGACGAGCAGAATAATGAGTCTCTGCAGGTGCTGCTGGAAGAAGAGATGTTGAGACTTGTCAGGGaacaagaggagaaggagggcaaCCTCAGGGAGCGGTGGGAGAGCGAACGGGCCCAGCTCGAGGAGCGTCAGGAGGAGGCCCTGCTCAACAGAATACGTCAAGAAAAGTCACAGGTGCAAGAGAAGTTTGAGCAGCGGGAGAAAAGGCTgagggaggagtgggagaggcagaggctgcagctggaggaggattACGAAGGGatgctgcaggagaggctgaaggaagagagggagaagtttGAAAccgagaagcaggaggaggagcagcgaggCCAACGCTTAATGGCAGAGGAGAGGGCTCGTCTAGAGGAGAGCCACCGTGAGGCCATGAGGGAGCTGTCGGGTAAGCACACCGCAGAGAGGGACGCTCTCCACTGCATGCTGGATAAACTACGAGACGACATCGCTCAGGAGAG GAGGAAAATCGAGATCAGCTTCGGCCAGAGAATCGAGGAAGTGGAGAGTCGTTTCTCAGGTGATCAACAGTCGGCTGCAGAACGTTTTCAGGCTGATCTTTTGAAACTTGAACAGCACTACCAAAGTGAGCTGAAGGCTCTTTCTGAGAAGCATGTCGAGCAGAAGTCCCACTGGGAGGCACAAGTACACGAGGCGCTGGAGAACGCAGGGGAACAAATAAGAATGATGCAGGAGGCTGTGGAGCAAGAAAAGAAGACGCTGCACCAGGAGTGGACAGATGAACTACATGACATAGAAAGTCTCCATGAAAAGGAAACGGAGGAACTTGTGATGACAACCTGGCGGCTGCAGAGTGAGCTAGATGACTTTGTCAGTTCAGCTCAGAGCAAAGAGATCGCGCTGAGCAGGCAGCTGAATGACCTCCACAACCGGCTTCAAGGGAGCCTGGAAACCAAAGACCAGCACGTGGCTCAGCTTGAGAGGAAAGCGCTGGAGGCTGAGCTCCTGCTGAGTCAAACCGTGGAGGATTTCAAACAGGAGAGGGAGGAACTCCTGAGCAGCCAGTCCGAACTTCAGGCAAAATACGCAGAGTTGCTTTCCATCTCCGAGGGGCAGATTACGGAGCGGATCGAACTGTTAACCGAGCGCGACGATTTGAGGATGGCGATCGAGGAGCTGGAGACGCTGCTCAGACAGGCGGCCGTGGACTTTGAGCTCGAGAGGAAGGAGCTGCAGGAACACGCGTCCATCCTTGAGGAAAAGTCGGAAAACAACCGAGAGGACGACAGAGAGGGGCTGCTTGCAGAAAGAGATGTGCTTAAAATCAGAATTAAAGAGCTAGAGTTGCTTTTCAATCAGGTCACATCTTCTGCAGGAAAGGCTAAGGAAGAAGCAATTAatgaatcaaacaaaaatgatgaCGTTGATTTAGAGACCAGTGAAGCCCTCGATGGGGGGATCAAGACCGCTGGTCACAACGATGAAAACGATACCATTGATTATCGAGACCTGCCCGAAGTCCATCGAGCTCTTTCTGGAGATTCAAATCTCAGGGAAGCTGAAGGAGACCCTGAAGTAGACCGTTGCTGTGCAGGGATTGAACATGAAGGCCCTGAATCAATGTCTCGTACTGGCCTCCGCTCAGACGTTCACATAGGAAATCATTCAACGGTTGAATACAAGAACAAGGCCCCAGTTTCCCCGCAGATGCCTTGTGAGCTGATCTCCTCCCCCGAGGCGTTTGGAGGTGTCGATGCTCATGGAGACGGTGAGAATAAAGACGCGTGTGTTGTTGTTCCTACTTGGATCAGTGAAGACCCTCCCCGGGGAGACGAGCCGTGTCATGAGACCGCGGTGGATCCCTCGCCGCTGGAGGAGACGGCTGAGGGGTCGCCAGCGGACGCTGAGGTCAGGTGTTCAACAGATGACTCTCATCACGGCACACAGGAAATTGAACTCGTTTCAGACCCAGAATGGGAACATTTAACCGCTAAAGAAGAGGATCAATGCGCACATTATTGTCTGAATGAAGATGCCGATTGTGAGGACCTTAAACTGAAAGCTTTGTATAACACCACCTGCCACGAGAACATCCTTCTGCATGAGAAGATTTCTCTGCTTCAACAGAAGACTGAGATACTAGAGAACCTTCTGGCTTATAACGCTGAAAAGATCAAAACTGCCCACCAGATACTGGAAGAAAACTATGGCCTCAAAGTCAAGATGCTACTTCTGATGGAGCACGTCAAGGAGCTGGAGGTCGAGGCCTCAAAGACGACCGGCGTTCAGATCAGGTATGAAGACTGCCTGTGTGAGAATGCCAAACTGAAGGACCAAAACGGTGAACTTGCAAAGAGAGTTTGGAGCCTTGAAAGTCGAGTAAACATTATCCACGAATTCCAAGACCAGCAGATGGCGCTGGTGGACGAGATCAGCCGGATGAGAGCGGAGAACGCCGAGCTGTCCATGTTGTTCGGCGAGCTGGAGAGGCGCCGTGAGATCCTTTCGACGACCGTCCAATCGGCGGCGTCTCTCCCGCGGGACCTTCGGACTGTGACTAGTCTGGAGGACAGCTGCGAGGAGTTTGAGGACCAGAACACCAAACTTCGCAGAGCCATCGCGGCGCTGCAGGGCAAGTCGCAGTGGTTAAATGCAACGACGCAGGCTCATAG TTCTGAGGCCAGTCGTCTAGCTGACGAGAACCACGTGCTCAGACAGAAGATTGCTGCCTTGAAGGAAGAAGACCTGAAAGCGGTCCAGGAGGAGCTGAT ACGCACGCTGCAGCACATGAAAAATGGGAAGATTGAGGATCAAAAGGCGGCAGAGAATTTTGAGAAACAG ATTTCAAAGCTGCAGCTGCAAAGCCAGCGACTCGAGGATGAGAAAGTGATGCTGTTGGAGAAAAATGCCCAAAACATTTCTGACATTGAGAATCTCCGACAGCAGCTGGCAGAGCTGACAAAGGAGAACGAGAGCAGGGAGGTGCTCGCCACTAAGGAGAAGAACAAG GCGGTCCAGGTGGACTCCATGGAGAGTGAGCTCAGCCACCTGGTGGAGGAGCGGATAAGTGTGGATAAGGAGACGCTGAGCCTCTGCAGCCAGCTGGCCGCCGCTCAAGAGAGG GTGAGGACAGTGGATGAAACTCTTCAGGCTGTGAACCATCAAAGCGCTCGCCTCAAGTCAGACCTCCGTGTTTCGCAGCAGGAGAGGGATTCCCTTCAACACGAAGTGGACGTTGTGCACAAGAAGCTGCAGAATGTTAATGATAAA AACCGCGTTTTGGAGATGGCCTTGCACTCGAGCGGCCTCCAGAGTAAAAGCAAGAAGCTGTACAGAGAGGAGATGTCCCGGCTGGTGGACCAGGAGCAGCAACTGCTGAGGCAGGAAAACGAAAGGCTTCACGCTGACGTCCTCAACGCCAAAGCAGACCTGGCTCATTGCAGAGAAAAG GTCCGCCAGCTTGACGCTTCCCTCGTGTCCCtgaagcagcacaaacacattcaGGCCTCCCTGGTGACGGCCTTGGAGCAGGAGAACGCCTTGCTGAAGCACGAGCTCCAGGCACAAAAGGAGCTCGCCAAG gacgGCGGAGCAGGACTAGGACACTCGGGGCTGGAGGTCCTGCAACAGGAAAACGAGTCGCTCAAAGTCCGAACGTTTCAGCTGTCCACGCAGCTGATAGCG GCGTATCACCTTCATTTGGGGGGACTTGTGCCTCCGTCCCCTCACAGGATGCCTCGGGGACAGCACCGAGGCGAAGAACCGGACAACATGCAG GACGAAagggagaggaagatgaagactATGGAGGCGCGTATGAGGGAAATTGAACTGTCGCTGCGCAACGTCAAGATGCTGCTAAAAGAGAAGGTTGTTCAGCTGAAAGACCAG CTGCACAAGAATGGCAAAGCAGACGTATTGATCAAAGACCTGTATGAGGAGAACACcgagctgctgaaagctctgcaGATAACGGAGCAGCGGCAGAAaatcacagagaaaaagaacTACCTGCTGGAAGAGAAGATCTCCAGCCTCAACAAGATAGTGCGTGACTTAAACCCCTCGCCGCTTCCATCGCTACCGTATCACTACAAATGCACATGA